GCCACTTCCTGTCGGATACGCTCGGCAGCCTGGTCGACTTCATAGAGGGTGAGGTCGTCACCACCGGTGATGTTGATCAGCAGGCCGCGTGCGCCGGACATGGACGAATCGTCGAGAAGCGGGTTCGAAATGGCACGGTTGGCGGCTTCGAGTGCGCGATCTTCACCCTCGGCTTCACCTGTCCCCATCATGGCCTTGCCCATTTCCGCCATGACGGTGCGGATATCGGCGAAGTCTAGATTGATCAGCCCGGGTGCCAGCATGAGATCAGTCACGCCGCGCACGCCCATATAGAGCACCTCGTCAGCCATCTTGAAGGCTTCACGCAAGGTGGTGTGCATGGTTGCCATGCGGAACAGGTTCTGGTTCGGAATGACGATCAGGGTATCGACATATTGCTGCAACTCGGCAATGCCTGCTTCGGCCACTTTCTTGCGTCGTGCACCCTCGAAGCCGAAAGGTGTGCTAACCACGCCGACTGTCAGGATTTTGCGGTCACGCGCCATCTTGGCGATAACGGGTGCTGCGCCTGTTCCAGTGCCGCCACCCATGCCAGCTGTAACGAAAACCATGTGTGCGCCATCGATATGGCGGCTGATTTCCTCTGCGGCTTCCTCGGCAGCAGCCTTGCCAATTTCCGGCTTGGCGCCTGCACCGAGGCCCTGTGTAAGATGAGGGCCAAGCTGCACACGGCGTTCTGCCCGTGAACCTGCCAAAGCCTGCGCATCCGTATTGGCCACAACGAATTCGACGCCCTGCAACTGCA
The sequence above is drawn from the Asaia bogorensis NBRC 16594 genome and encodes:
- the ftsZ gene encoding cell division protein FtsZ is translated as MTLNLTAPQYNYSDFSPRITVIGVGGGGMNAVNNMIEMQLQGVEFVVANTDAQALAGSRAERRVQLGPHLTQGLGAGAKPEIGKAAAEEAAEEISRHIDGAHMVFVTAGMGGGTGTGAAPVIAKMARDRKILTVGVVSTPFGFEGARRKKVAEAGIAELQQYVDTLIVIPNQNLFRMATMHTTLREAFKMADEVLYMGVRGVTDLMLAPGLINLDFADIRTVMAEMGKAMMGTGEAEGEDRALEAANRAISNPLLDDSSMSGARGLLINITGGDDLTLYEVDQAAERIRQEVADDATIIWGSAIDSSLNGRIRVSVVATGIDGSRAPEPEEIQPPVEPVQEAPVVPDGAEVTTSANQQPFQPASTYARQQPHYGLETQAPASAAPSPHSVPPQAAKATPQPAPSPRSGLFSDQGQRPAPEPQSQPRSLFGIVTGALRGRPAQSSYTEHNEAPRNEPTVVERAEPSRPVSSHDNSEENGLDIPAFLRRDQGR